In Populus alba chromosome 4, ASM523922v2, whole genome shotgun sequence, the genomic window CAAAGACATGCATTCTTTTTGGATCCAACGCATCAATGCTAGCACCCGCAAACATGgtgttattcttttttctttttaacacatctttttggtgggtttttcttttgtcaTTGAATGGTATTTCTTTTATGGGGGTGGTGTGTTTTTGtgaattcatgatttttctttgtttagttgtgtttttcttgatttactTACTAATTGGCAGTCTGCATTGGAAACAATGAGATGTAAATGTTAGAAAATGTAGGACTTGATCtgcctttttatatataaaaagcttgATGTTTTGAGGCTTTTAACTGCGAACTCAAATGAATTCTAGTCTCTTTTATATTTCTGTTGGCAAATTTTGGAACATAAATAGAAGTTTCTATCTTGATGTTTTCTTTTCGGATATGTGTTGAAAGGACAAGGTTTGGTGTTTCGAAGGCTTAATCTAGGCTGATAAGTGTTGGTTGGGAAGTAATAAATGTGAAATTTGTTGTTATGGTGGATCAGTAAATTGCATTGGCAGATATCCTTTCTATTAATAAGGGAGAAGAGTTTGTAAATTAAGATTTGGCTTATGTAGAACCTTCTAATTTCTGTGGTTTTGAGTTCTTCTTTTGTTGATGAGGGAGTTGAAAGTGCAGTGAAGCATATAAAAGAGATGTGGTTTGGGAGAAAACTTGAGCCTTAAGGACTCTGCTTTTCTAGTGGTTGATGTGGCAGCTACTACATGTAGGTAATAGGGGGCAAGATGGCTCTCATTGGCTTTGGATGAAGTTTTCCAAACATGCATGCTGAgctgcatatttgtttttatttttgtgcaaGGCTCATCACAATGGGAAATGGTGTTGGTTACCGTGTTTtgcttaactttttttatcaCTTGTGTTTGACATGTTCCATGTTCTCTTGTGAACTTGTTGCTATGTTTTCTCctgtaaatattgtttttccatGCGTTAGTGGTTATTAGAATAAGCAAACCTCTATGTGAAAGAAATTCCTTTATCAGATTTGAATTTCAACATTGGAACTGGTGGCTTGTTATTGTGTCAATTTTAACACATGTTGGATGATTCTGTTCTCAGGGTATGTAACTTTGAAATAGTCTTACCATTCATTGATGTAGGAACTAGGAAGGGAGATGAAATGACCTAATTGTTTGAGAAAGCTTTGCACTTTTTGGGGTAACAGGATTTGTGGGGATGTTGAGTTTTATATAGAATGCAGTAATTTGCTTGGGGCATGTCATGTTGTGCCTTTAGAACATTACTTGGAATTGGATTATTTGAAATGCTTAGGAGTTTGAGAAAATCTGGTGGAAAATCATCATGCAAATGTCAGCAGTTACACTGATCTCTATGGTATGAGTTGGTTTGCAATTATGAAGTACTaaagaaaaccaacaaatgtGAAGTTTTTTGTCTGAAAGAAGGGAGGGGGAGAATCCTGGTTTCTTTTAATCTACTTGTTCTAGATTTTGACTTTCATTTCTTATAAATAGAACACAATCTGGGAAAAACTGAGGTATAATTGACTTCTTTATCATTTTGGAGCACATTGTTGTATGTTTGGGTAGTGTAACATGAATATTTTCCTCATAATGAAATTTCTCCATGGTGGGATACTGACCTTTGGCATCTTTGCTGCTCTCTTTTACTCATCACTATTAGGTTAATTATGGTAATTTCATGCATGGACTGCTGAAGGAGAACTTTCAGCTGAACAGAAAAGTCTTACAAGAGAAACCCATGCCCGAACCATATAGTTTCAAGGCCCTGGTAGACATTTCCCGCAACGCCTTTTCTGGAAACAAAATGTGGTGCATAAGTGGACATTTCTTCTGTTAATGTGTAGTTCTTTAATTGGGTACCTTGGTATTTCACTCTTTTTATAGCCCTTCAGAGCTTGTTTGAAACAAAAGCTTTAAATAGGTAGCTTTGTATTTCCTGGGGTAGTTTAGACCTCTCTGTCTCTGGATATATGATGAATGAAAACAGCTAGCCATTCTGGAGAAATATTCTAACCATGATGATCACAAGTTCATATTCTGTATGTTATAACACTGGACAGGAAGATTACTAGTCCAAAAACAAGGAATTGTTCATTGCTGAGAACATAGGAATCGTGGACGACAGTTGCATTTACCCTTTCTAGCCCACTGCCCAAGAGCTGATACGATATATATTTGGACATCCAACTCCCGGAGCCCATCCTACTTGTGTTCACTACGgggaaacaaaaaggaaatgaagattGCCAAGGTCATCTCATATTTCTTTAACAGGAGGGGAGGTGTGTAATCTAGCAACTGAGAAATAAAAGAAGGcatcagaaaaataattttgaagctCATTTGTATTACTTAAGCATATCTGACAATTCTCAATACGCGATTGCAGATATCCGCATTAGAGAAAGAATCAAAGCGAAGAAATTTGATAGTTACATCTTGTAGAGACATTAAATCCTGCGGTAGAACTTTGAAGAATATACTTTCTCGCCACCTCGAAGTAGAATCTAACTTCATTGACAAAGCTCGAAGATGTTCATCCGAAACAGTAACATGAAAAAGGGTGCTGAACCCTGCACTAAGAGAGGCTCTGTGGACGTGGAGATCCATCGGGTACTCGAagtttgttagagaataatataaattatatcctggaacctcatctaacagcttaagttattgggttgagatggttctttgacatggtatcagagtcttgatgaccaagtgatcacgagttcgaatctcaccatccccatttatttgataaaaattaagcacaagataatgtgggcctgtgcaagtttcaagctcaaaaggctttcacttgagggggtgtgttagagaataatataaattatatcctgaaacatcatctaacagcttaagttattggattgagatggttctttgacaaagTTGCACCGACTTATCTCCAGATTTTTCATAGATGGACACTAGATGGTACCATGAAATCTTCGTAGCACAACACATTCAAGGATTGCTATATTTTCAAGGGATGGACAAGCGATCGAAACAAAGTAATTGCATGATAATTAGCTGCAGACAAAGGCAATGCTAACTGCTTCTGTCAAGCTCTTGAAGCTGCACCTAAAATCATTTAATGCCAACtttcaaaatgattcaaaaggAGAATCACTTATCACTGAATTAAACCGTTAGAAGTCGAAGCCTCTCTACATGTGTATATCGGTACATGCTTACAAGTGTCATAGATAAATTGATGAAGTAAGCATGGCAAAACTGAAGGGAAACCTGATACTATAAAACCTGCATGGTAAAGCACAAATTGTTCGAAGCTATATAGAAGATGTGTATAAACTAACTACGACTGGGTAATTTAGGTTAAGGAGGCTTTCTTGATTAGAGTCCAGCTGATTActcaggaaaaaaagagagagaaacacaacTATCATGATCAAAGTAAGAGGAGCTAAATTTGAAACTTCGCATAGCTCAGTTGTTAGAGCATAATCCTAATTACGAGGTAGTGTGGTgttgtgataataattttttaaatttttttttttgtttggaaatgtattaaaatattaatattattatttttattttttaaaaaatttattctttatatcaatatgttaaaatgatttgaaaagataaaaaaataattttaagaaaaaataaagaaattttattttttaaaaacatttttaaaatgtaaaaaaataaaagagatagaGAATATTTTAGGTGATAATTTGCGTTAACAGACTTGTTTGGAACAAATAGTGGGtaattaacttaaaaactaAAACGCGTGAGGTGAATATTGTGCAACCAACACTATTCAACCCCTCACAAAATATTATGGAtggtattgtttattttttgacaattcATTTTGGCtctcaaagttttattttaggCGATTTAATCCTAATTTAAGACCAATTACTTCTAATTTCGTAGTCAAAAGTAGAATTAGAAGAATagagactaaaataaaaaaagacatcaaacaTGAGTGGTTCCTAGAAGTTTCGAGAAATATACACATTGGTCctctaactttaaaaataacacaaattatatGATTTCAGTGCCTCGatgcttttcaaattcaattttgatacaaaagtttatttattttttatttttttagtcattggttgagagaatagagagagaggtTGCCGAATTGTAGTtgtagaaagagaaaaatatcgTTGACACTGATTTAGGCCATCAAAACAGTCGATGTTTATGTCAAATGGTTCCATTTGATGATAAGAGTTcatattaggtgtttttttttacctttaatcttcgtaaaaaatagatatgagcttagtttgattttttatttcggattgattttaaattttaagatgattttttagttttttaggccATGGATAGGTTTATCACggtttctaagttttttttttttttttggttaaaactaggttgaaaaaagggttttttggtcaaaaaaattgaggtcCTGATTTTCCGACCACATGGCTAATTTTGGGCAAATCAAACGACACATCATCTGCCTCAGCAAGTGTCACGTCgtctaatttttcttcttctaaaaatCTTGAGGTGGATGAAATGTTGTTTACCCCAGttgcaaccaaaaaaatataagggcCCAGTCAAGTAGGCCTATCAAGACAAGCTTACGCATGAGCTTTAACAAAATGAGCTAAGTGGGTTAGTTTGGCTATCCAGGCTTAGCAGTTTCTAGCCTTTgcttcctcttttttatttttctaattttttaaaaaaattaatgcttttttctatgatattttcctctaagttgttttttatatttagattaatactccttctcttttattttgtttataaagtcttttttaaattataattatttttttgttatgcatttaaactttgaagagtttttatgattcatatatatatatatatatatatatatatatttatcttttgtatatataaactttatttttaaaaaaaatatatattttcagataatatttataatatgttcaGCTGCATAGTATTTACccccttttattttatccaatcaatttaatttatatctctatttttattattgtttacttgaataaaaaaattattttaacaaataatttaacaaaCACAACCTGGTAAATATCTTGGCTtgcgagattaaatatcttggtatttatttgtcttttaattttttaatttttacttttagttattgcttatgcttttttttttattaacatacttagtttttatttgattgcatGTATGcgtaatatattttgattttcatttttaaaaaaattaactacaaaaacatgttgaaaatgCTTGTgtatataaatgttttattttaaaaaaaaattaactaacgAAAAAGACATGAGTCAAGTATCTAGAAGTGTTATAAGGATTTATAATTTGCTTGAATTTGATTCCTATAGAGATATTTTGGTTTTGTGATCCAGGTTGTAAATTAACAgattgacttagtttttttgtttttattttcaatttattttgttttttaattttatttttcaatattagattagTTAGGAATTAAGCTTCacaatttcttttgatttttttatagggCTATCAATTAagatcaattcaatatattatcatcttaaatttttttttttaaaaaaaaatgttatcttgaatttttttagtcaaactatgtttttactaGTTGTTTGGGTTGTCTTTGGACTCGTCAAGTCTATCAGGTCACACTAGGTCAActctcatataattaaaaaaaatattaataaaacctaaatattttacttttatatttaagaaaaatttaatccaAACAATAACATAACGCAGGCCAATAAATGCCTTTAGATGATAAgatgataaatatttattagagataatataaataatatcatgaacttatttaataataaaaattttaaattaagttaatttttatatatattatataaaaatttaattaacaaaatatttatgaGTTTAAATCTCAAACTTTCACTACTAGCCCACTAGCAATGGGTCGATCTTGAGTCTATCTCTGTTCTTGAGAATGAAAAATCCCATTTTATTATATGCAGGTTAATCACATGCTGTATGTGCATTACAGagtatgtattattttaatatgttaatattaaaaataatttttaaaaaataaaaaaatatattattttaatatatatttaaataaaaaaatattttaaaaaacaaaactataaaaactattgaaagaaaaaagtacAGAGCCTCTCTCAAGAGAATTAAGATGGCCCGTCGTCGATTTAGAgcatgtttggcagtgtggtagcgattgcttttcaaatagcttttcgtgtcgaaatacatgtgaatgatttttttcattttttaaaaaatcatttttgacatcagcacatcaaaacaatctaaaaagtacaaatcgaactcaattttagcaaaaaaaaaaaaatttaaattaaggcaaaacaccgtttggaacgcaatgccaaacggtgtCTCAAGGGCTCTAAAAAAAGGTAATCCGAGATTCAAAGTTTATTACCAAGTAAAGTAACCTATAAAATCATGTGatgcatttcaaaaaaatccttaCAACAAAGTCAAGCAGGACTGAATTCTAAACACTCCGTACCTTAAGTTCttacaagaaaaacataagcGAAGCTTAAAGCTCGAGCTTCAAGAGTTAATGGAGGAGACCAAACTTGAAGTTACtattttaacaaaattgttGGTTAACTTAGAGTGAGAAACAGAGAACAACAGTCTCAGAGCTTTTGGccttcttaaaattatttagaaaaataaattcaaactcAGTTGATatgtaaattgattaaaaaataattgaaacaactaaaataaactaaatgtaGGAATCTAAATTACATAATAGCTTATGATTTAAGGTTTGAATTTTAAGAAATGTCataagaaattaatatttaacaaatgttttagttcaaatatatgtGGATAGTCTACTTAAAAGAATAGTAGATTGAGTTTCaaatgtaaagatatatttaCTATAAagatttgaataataataataataataataaaagttacTCTCtcttaaagttatttttttatttcaatgaaaTATTCAACCCTTATATCCTCTTATTTTGTCTAAAACATAACTCGAGTGAACTtgaattatacaaataaaaataatctcataaaaaaattaaaataaattatgaaacttaatttttacttaatcaaatgataaaagataaaattaaaaaaaattaataaaaaataaaaaaactcgagtcaactaaATTAATCTCCTATTATATAGTTTATAAAACTGAGATTacctcataaaaataaattataaaaattataaaattcaattcttaataaatttaatattaaaagatataattaaaattgaaaaaaaatataatttaaaaaaaattaattattccaataaatagtgttttaaaagaaataaaatagtaaaattatgtttttttttaattaatgaagatCTGTAGTTGTGAATTATTCTTCTACGCTAATCCAAAATCatttcacttgaaaaatatattatcccTAGTTCTCAAATACAAGTCCAACCCATTTCCTGGATAAAAACCTACAAAGTACGCACAACTTATCccttattattatgattattattatgaatacaaacccttaataaattaaatattttcataatttttcttaaatctcCATCATCTAAAACCTGGTCCCAAATCAACTAATCCTTATTATACCACCTCTCATTGTTAAAATAGCTATAAAAAAGGGTTATTTTTctacatccttttcttttatatctctGTATCAAAATTACTTATATCTTACAAATCCAAAAAGAAACGAGAGAGAGCCACAAATTCACATTGAATCTTTTCTATAGTAATAAAAGATTATACTGGAAAAGTTTAAGTGATAGGATCaaagtataatatttaatatttaatatctaatttaaCGCTGCATATCTGTGCTTGCCGCGTTAGGCATTCAACACTTataaaattgtataataaaCGCTAACACGTGACCCAATCCCAGCTTCTAGTCCCTAGATCACCACCGCCATCTCCGGTGCACCGCCACACCATGGACCCCCAGCCACTGCCACAACCACACCCTCAACCTCAACCACCAGCTACCACACCAAAACTTCGCCTAATGTGCAGTTACGGTGGCCAAATAATCCCACAACCCCACAGCAAATCCCTCTTGTATTCAGGTGGTGACACCCGCCTCATCTCCATCCCCACCGTTACGAGAACCGGCACCGCCACCACAAACGCCACCGCCAACGGTCTCACACTCTCATCCTTAATCACTCACTTATCTACAACTCTGAAAATAACCACGCCAATCACTCTGAAATACCAACTTCCACATCACAATCTTGATTCTCTCATTTCGCTTTCTACCGATGAAGATGTCCTTATCATGCTTGATGAGCACCAAAACAACCGTACACCTTCACGTATTAGATTATTTGTGTTTCCAACCAAACCCTTTTTGAGTCAGCCCGAGTTAAAGGCTACAACTTGGTTAAATCACCCGAAGACTGAGACTTGGTTTGTTGATGCATTGAAGAATGCAAAGATTGTGCATCTTGAGGGTAATGGTAATAATGGTGGTGGGTTCTGTGGTGCTGAGTCTATGGTTTTggaaacttcttcttcttttgggtCTACTTCGTCTTCGGTTTCGTTGTCTAATTTGGGTGTTAAAGGTGGTTCTGTTGAGGATAATGGGACTAGTTTGATGGATAATAAGGTTAATCTGCCTACCTCAGAAGGAATTTCtaggtatttgtttttataaaagtttcgaTTTTTATGTTCTCTTTTGAGTTTTAAGGTTGGTTTTTGCATTTGTTGttggataattttgaaaaatatggaAATCGAGATTCTTAGGATGTTAAAAGTTATGTTCTTCATAGTGGAAATGTAGTTCAGTTAGATGATTGCATCGTTGATTGCTATATAGTCGATTACTTGGTATTACGTagtaagtgttttatttttatgtttcggGAATGAGTTTCTTCAATCTGTCAATTATCtgttttttggaaaatttttgAAAAGGATGCAAATGTTGTCTTTTTGTGGTaaagttattttcttttgatggtGATTAATATAATCTGTTGTTAACTGTTagtagtttttagtttttaatgttttatcttGTGTACGAGTTTCCAAGGTttgctgttcttttttttaatgaacgtCTTTAAAGAGAGTAAAATTGGATATTTTAGAGGTTAAAGTTATGTTCATTTGGGTGTAAATGAATGTAATGGTTGCTGTAACTTTGGTTATTGCAGTGATCATGGTCTGGGAACTGCGGTTTGTCAGGGTTCACAGTTTGTGACGTATCAAGATCCAGTTGGGGCTGTTACTTCAGTGGAGAGTAAAGCTTCTCTTATAAATCCATTTGAATCAGAGAGTAAAATCCCTGATCCTCCTCCTCCCATGGGGGTTGAGATGCATAGAACAGTTCCTGTTTCTGGGTATCCAGTGTCTTTTCAATATGATCAGCCACAACAACTGCAATTCATTCAAACAGGTGGCCCACATTATATACCCCAGGACTCAAGTGTTATAGCGCCAATGTCTTCTTACTATGTGATGAGTTCTCCAGTGCCTCAGCAGCAGGTTTATTATCAGACCAACCAACCTCAGCCGATATACTTAGTGCCTGTTGCACAGCCACACAATTTACCCGAGCAAAGAGGTTTGACGAACACTGCAACTGTTGCTTCTAGCCGTCCTCCAGTGCATCATCATGATTCTACCATGCTCCCTGCTCAAATGGCTTACCCTGTAGCTGATTTAACCTCACAAGTTTATAGAACAATCCCAAGAACAAGTTCGCCTGTTACTGTACCTTGTAGTGAAAATAAGCAACAATGTGGAGGACCTcctcaaatgaatcaccaatcCCAGCCTTTATGTGCTGCTTCCAAGGAGAGTGGTAACTATAGTAAACAAATTGATAATGATCATGTTCATGCCCAAATATACAAGTCTCAGCCTCCGCCTCCAACACTGCCTTCTCAGTATCAAACCATGACCCCTGCCACAACAATCTTGTTATCAGAGGCTATTGCACGGTTAAATACAGATAGCATTAAGCAGCAACAGCCAGGAATACCAAGCCATGATGAGCATAGTCTATAGTAAAACAACATGGGGACAACTGTTTTTGGTGACTTGGATTTTCTTTCATGGATTCTAAATTTTGGtagtataatattttattaatctgtatagaagtagtgatcCAATCTTCTTaccctttttttaatatttccttGTTTGTATGATGGTAATATTGTTGTTTGAAATTAGGTGCTTAAGGTTATACAATTAAATCCATACAATAATATTCTACGCTTGAACAATCAGTGTAtctgtttatttaaa contains:
- the LOC118056049 gene encoding protein PAL OF QUIRKY encodes the protein MDPQPLPQPHPQPQPPATTPKLRLMCSYGGQIIPQPHSKSLLYSGGDTRLISIPTVTRTGTATTNATANGLTLSSLITHLSTTLKITTPITLKYQLPHHNLDSLISLSTDEDVLIMLDEHQNNRTPSRIRLFVFPTKPFLSQPELKATTWLNHPKTETWFVDALKNAKIVHLEGNGNNGGGFCGAESMVLETSSSFGSTSSSVSLSNLGVKGGSVEDNGTSLMDNKVNLPTSEGISSDHGLGTAVCQGSQFVTYQDPVGAVTSVESKASLINPFESESKIPDPPPPMGVEMHRTVPVSGYPVSFQYDQPQQLQFIQTGGPHYIPQDSSVIAPMSSYYVMSSPVPQQQVYYQTNQPQPIYLVPVAQPHNLPEQRGLTNTATVASSRPPVHHHDSTMLPAQMAYPVADLTSQVYRTIPRTSSPVTVPCSENKQQCGGPPQMNHQSQPLCAASKESGNYSKQIDNDHVHAQIYKSQPPPPTLPSQYQTMTPATTILLSEAIARLNTDSIKQQQPGIPSHDEHSL